One genomic segment of Podarcis raffonei isolate rPodRaf1 chromosome 7, rPodRaf1.pri, whole genome shotgun sequence includes these proteins:
- the TIGD5 gene encoding tigger transposable element-derived protein 5, with protein sequence MAGGQGALLPAVEGIGAPGSPGGDQASPMKQPPASGEPAGSSRRPCGKPDDDLARRGPRAAPSSPLPASKMAFRRAYSIKDKLQAIERVKRGERQASVCRDFGVPGGTLRGWLKDESKLRWFLDQLGGEVGTHRKKMRLANEEEIDRAVYTWFLALRQHGVPLSGPAIQAQAEAFARQIYGPECTFKASHGWFWRWQKRHGISSQREGGGLGAAGDTPALRAEADAASPCSAFSDHTRPPTAAAPPDEGGYSDDQIYNANITGLYWKLLPSQARLLQPLPSWAGDGVTVLLAANLTGSHKLKPLVVGGLQDPPCLRCRKRETLPACYRYSPQARLGRSLLQIWFFDDFVPSVKRFLRRSCLPQKAVLLLSCPSAHPEESPQLQTPDGSIRALFLSKAAGGSLGGRGRILPPLEQGVVSAFKLLYKRELLRLAVACLARGAAVGESEKPGGELDFGRSFLLEDMLCLAGLSWDLIPTGSIEKCWLLGLRAAFEPHSGGEEEESGEASAGVDNLDFADLVHLAALTCKRLSPEEVADWLHLDDVIPDTEEGEGEEEEETVGTRDGGGGGSDGMGDTPLPTAREAIQGLQKALRWLESQDPQEVGTLKVVQLRSFISMAQRLQKAAEPDSWQGGSKQNS encoded by the coding sequence ATGGCAGGGGGGCAAGGTGCCCTCCTCCCTGCAGTGGAAGGGATCGGGGCCCCAGGCAGCCCTGGGGGAGACCAGGCCTCCCCCATGAAACAGCCACCAGCGTCAGGTGAGCCTGCAGGCTCCTCGCGCCGGCCCTGCGGCAAGCCTGACGACGACCTTGCGAGGCGGGGCCCCCGTGCCGCCCCATCTTCCCCACTGCCGGCGTCCAAGATGGCCTTCCGGCGGGCCTACTCCATCAAGGACAAGCTGCAAGCCATCGAGCGTGTGAAGAGGGGCGAGCGGCAGGCCTCAGTGTGCCGGGACTTCGGGGTCCCCGGCGGCACCCTCCGCGGCTGGCTGAAGGACGAAAGCAAGCTGCGCTGGTTCCTGGACCAGTTAGGGGGCGAGGTGGGCACGCACCGCAAGAAGATGCGCCTGGCCAACGAGGAGGAGATCGACCGCGCCGTCTACACGTGGTTCCTCGCCTTGCGCCAGCACGGCGTGCCGCTCTCCGGACCGGCCATCCAGGCCCAGGCCGAAGCCTTTGCCCGGCAAATCTACGGGCCCGAGTGCACCTTCAAGGCCAGCCACGGGTGGTTCTGGCGGTGGCAGAAGCGTCACGGCATTTCCAGCCAACGCGAGGGGGGCGGCTTAGGTGCGGCGGGCGACACGCCTGCCCTCCGAGCCGAAGCGGACGCCGCTTCCCCCTGCTCGGCCTTCTCCGACCATACCCGGCCACCCAcggctgctgcgccaccagatgAAGGCGGCTACAGCGACGACCAAATCTACAACGCTAACATCACCGGGCTTTATTGGAAGCTGCTGCCTAGCCAGGCCCGACTGCTGCAGCCTCTCCCATCGTGGGCGGGAGACGGGGTCACAGTCCTGCTCGCCGCAAATCTAACCGGCTCCCATAAGCTGAAGCCGCTGGTGGTGGGAGGCCTGCAGGACCCTCCTTGCCTCCGGTGCCGCAAGAGGGAGACGCTCCCGGCTTGCTACCGCTACAGCCCCCAGGCCCGGCTGGGCCGCTCCCTGCTGCAGATTTGGTTCTTTGACGATTTCGTGCCTAGCGTGAAGCGCTTTTTGCGCCGCAGCTGCCTCCCGCAGAAAGCCGTCCTCCTGCTCAGCTGCCCCTCCGCGCACCCCGAGGAGTCGCCCCAACTTCAAACTCCGGACGGGTCTATCCGAGCGCTCTTCCTTTCCAAGGCGGCAGGAGggtctttgggaggcagaggccGGATTTTGCCGCCTCTGGAACAGGGCGTCGTGTCGGCGTTCAAGCTACTGTACAAGCGGGAGTTGTTGCGCTTGGCCGTGGCGTGCCTAGCGAGAGGAGCAGCCGTGGGGGAGTCCGAAAAACCTGGCGGAGAACTGGACTTTGGCCGCTCTTTTCTCCTGGAGGATATGCTCTGCCTAGCTGGCCTGTCTTGGGATCTCATCCCGACTGGATCCATTGAGAAATGTTGGCTGCTTGGCCTGCGTGCAGCCTTTGAGCCCCACTctggaggggaagaggaggagtcCGGAGAGGCCTCTGCAGGTGTGGACAACCTGGACTTTGCTGACCTCGTACACCTGGCTGCCCTTACCTGCAAGCGCCTGTCTCCAGAGGAAGTGGCCGATTGGCTCCACTTAGATGATGTCATTCCGGACACAGAGGAAGGGGaaggcgaggaggaggaagaaacagttGGGACAAGAGATGGTGGAGGTGGCGGGAGTGATGGAATGGGAGATACTCCGCTGCCCACTGCCCGGGAAGCAATACAAGGCCTGCAGAAGGCCTTGCGCTGGCTGGAGAGCCAGGATCCCCAGGAAGTTGGGACGCTGAAGGTGGTCCAGCTCCGGTCCTTCATCAGCATGGCGCAAAGGCTGCAGAAGGCAGCTGAACCCGACTCATGGCAAGGCGGCTCAAAGCAAAACAGCTAA